The following proteins are co-located in the Paenibacillus sp. JNUCC32 genome:
- a CDS encoding CoA-binding protein: MAFENPTREEIADILRNAGNIAVVGLSDRPDRTSHMVSAAMQQRGYRIIPVNPGATEILGEKSYPSLKDIPEPIHIVNVFRRSEYCADVAREAAEIGAKVLWLQQGIISEEAAAIAESSGMIAIMDRCIKVEDSIALGGR; encoded by the coding sequence ATGGCATTTGAAAATCCTACGCGCGAAGAAATCGCGGATATTTTACGAAATGCGGGCAATATCGCTGTCGTTGGCCTGTCCGATCGGCCGGACCGCACATCCCATATGGTTTCTGCCGCGATGCAGCAACGCGGATACCGGATCATCCCGGTAAACCCTGGTGCAACCGAAATCCTCGGCGAGAAAAGTTATCCTTCCCTGAAGGACATTCCCGAGCCGATCCATATCGTCAATGTGTTCCGGCGCAGCGAATACTGCGCCGATGTAGCACGGGAAGCCGCCGAGATCGGTGCGAAGGTGCTCTGGCTGCAGCAGGGAATCATCAGTGAGGAGGCGGCGGCCATCGCCGAAAGCAGCGGCATGATCGCGATTATGGACCGCTGCATCAAGGTCGAGGATTCCATCGCATTGGGCGGCCGTTAA
- a CDS encoding type 1 glutamine amidotransferase domain-containing protein — MRLTGKKVIALVDEEFEDLELWYPVYRVREEGAEVHLAGLEKGKTYTGKYGVPAQAEYSFEELNSKDYDGILVPGGWAPDKLRRYDKVLQLVKEMNEDQKPIGQICHAGWVLISAKILNGVTVTSTPGIRDDMENAGAIWKDEAVVTDGHIISARRPPDLPPYGKAFCDALAQQGK, encoded by the coding sequence ATGCGATTGACTGGAAAAAAGGTTATAGCGCTTGTAGATGAAGAATTCGAGGATTTGGAGCTATGGTATCCCGTTTACCGGGTCCGCGAGGAAGGGGCGGAAGTCCATCTCGCCGGGCTGGAAAAGGGTAAAACTTACACCGGTAAATATGGCGTACCGGCTCAGGCCGAGTATTCGTTTGAAGAGCTGAACAGCAAGGATTATGACGGAATACTCGTACCGGGCGGCTGGGCGCCGGACAAGCTGCGCCGATATGATAAAGTGCTTCAACTGGTGAAAGAAATGAACGAGGACCAGAAGCCGATCGGACAAATCTGCCATGCAGGATGGGTGCTGATCTCCGCCAAAATCCTGAACGGAGTTACCGTTACTTCCACGCCGGGAATCCGCGACGATATGGAAAACGCCGGTGCGATCTGGAAGGATGAGGCGGTCGTGACCGACGGACATATTATTTCCGCACGCCGGCCTCCGGATCTTCCGCCATACGGCAAAGCCTTCTGCGATGCGCTGGCGCAGCAAGGCAAATAA
- the ccpA gene encoding catabolite control protein A, giving the protein MTVTIYDVAREAGVSMATVSRVVNNNPNVKPQTRKKVYEAIERLGYRPNAVARGLASKKTTTVGVVIPDISNSIFAEIARGIEDIANMYHYNIILCNADKRKEKEIRVINTLLEKQVDGLLFMGGTVTDEHIQAFQTSAVPIVLCATSDERGSYPSVDIDHEQAAFDAVNTLIRHGHREIAMISGTLQDPANGYARFQGYKKALEAAGIEYQEDLVRIGNYRYESGVEAMKYFLGLKKKPTAIFAATDEMAIGAIHSIQDEGYKVPDDFSIISVDNIRMASMVRPQLTTVAQPMYDLGAVAMRLLTKLMKKENVENPRVILPHETILRLSVSHVNE; this is encoded by the coding sequence TTGACGGTAACCATTTACGATGTTGCGCGCGAAGCAGGCGTTTCCATGGCGACGGTATCCCGGGTTGTAAACAATAACCCGAACGTTAAGCCTCAGACCCGGAAAAAAGTATACGAAGCGATTGAACGTTTAGGGTATCGTCCGAATGCGGTAGCCAGAGGCCTGGCCAGCAAGAAGACCACAACCGTCGGCGTTGTGATCCCTGACATTTCAAACTCGATCTTTGCGGAGATTGCCCGTGGTATTGAGGATATTGCTAACATGTATCACTATAATATAATTTTGTGTAATGCCGACAAACGTAAGGAAAAGGAAATCCGCGTAATCAACACCTTGCTTGAGAAGCAAGTGGACGGGCTGTTGTTTATGGGTGGAACGGTGACGGACGAGCATATCCAGGCGTTCCAGACATCGGCTGTGCCGATTGTTCTCTGTGCGACCAGCGATGAGAGAGGTTCTTATCCTTCGGTCGACATCGATCATGAACAGGCTGCGTTTGATGCGGTCAACACGCTGATTCGGCACGGACACCGCGAGATCGCTATGATCAGCGGCACGCTGCAGGATCCGGCAAACGGCTATGCTCGTTTCCAAGGCTACAAAAAAGCGCTGGAAGCAGCAGGCATCGAGTATCAAGAGGATTTGGTGCGGATCGGTAACTATCGTTATGAGTCCGGCGTGGAAGCGATGAAATACTTCCTGGGCCTCAAGAAGAAACCAACCGCTATATTTGCCGCTACCGACGAGATGGCGATTGGCGCGATTCATAGCATTCAGGATGAAGGCTATAAAGTGCCGGATGACTTCTCGATCATCAGCGTAGACAATATCCGGATGGCTTCGATGGTACGTCCACAGCTGACAACGGTGGCCCAACCGATGTATGATCTGGGAGCCGTAGCGATGCGTTTGCTTACCAAGCTGATGAAGAAGGAAAATGTGGAGAATCCTCGCGTGATTCTGCCGCATGAAACGATTCTTCGCCTCTCGGTCAGCCATGTGAACGAATAG
- a CDS encoding glucose PTS transporter subunit IIA: MNWLGSLQQLGRAVMLPTMALPAAALLLSVGSLPWSAWGFGTLGEIAQAAGHGVFYYMPYLFAIGVAWGLSNQGGPAGLAALAGMFIYDQVISRLGDGSVQPSTLIGIIFGVMSGYVYNRFKHIKLPEAIQFFGGSRFVLLFMGLFSTIFAWIMLGTAPLVQRGLDAFYDLTVHMGAFGLFLYGILYRVLTAFGLHHLLNNVYWFQLGSYETEDGTVVQGDLPRFFAGDPTAGDFMAGLFPIMMFALPAIAFAIIQEAREDLKPKVKKTFMRSALVCFLTGVSEQIEFAFLFASPYLYVLHALMAGFAMVLTYAFDIHHGFSYSAGFIDYVLNFHLSQNAWIIIPIGAVYGIVYYFLFRWAIRTFEIPTPGREEGSALEGRAGDIPYQAPLILEALGGKDNIVQVQSCMTRLRLTVYNDRQIDSDALKLLGSAGIIKLGGGNVQVVFGTYSELIREEINKLMQQDLPRVLFSAPVQGRMLPIDEVPDDIFAAKLVGNGVAFIPEKGELVSPVYGTVMHVYPTMHAIGISTPEGLEVLIHIGIDTSQLKGPFTAVVSEGDTVEPGQLLVKFDLAYLKTHAASLATPMVITNPDKVRSWSYAPFKTVKRGQSSVMSVVLNESNAGGRES; encoded by the coding sequence TTGAATTGGTTGGGATCGTTGCAACAGCTGGGCAGAGCAGTCATGCTCCCTACTATGGCGCTTCCGGCGGCAGCTCTCCTGCTTAGCGTGGGGAGTTTGCCATGGTCGGCTTGGGGCTTCGGAACCTTGGGCGAAATCGCTCAGGCAGCGGGGCACGGGGTGTTTTATTACATGCCGTATTTATTTGCCATTGGCGTCGCATGGGGACTCTCGAATCAGGGAGGTCCCGCCGGACTCGCCGCCCTTGCCGGCATGTTCATCTATGATCAGGTCATATCCCGTCTGGGAGACGGGAGCGTTCAGCCCTCGACCTTGATCGGCATTATATTTGGGGTAATGTCCGGTTACGTGTATAACCGGTTCAAACATATTAAGCTTCCCGAAGCCATACAGTTTTTTGGAGGCTCCAGATTTGTACTGCTGTTCATGGGATTGTTCTCAACGATATTCGCTTGGATCATGCTGGGGACAGCACCCCTTGTGCAGCGCGGGTTAGATGCTTTTTATGATCTGACCGTACATATGGGAGCTTTCGGTTTGTTTCTGTACGGAATTTTGTACCGCGTACTCACGGCCTTCGGTCTGCATCATTTGTTAAACAATGTGTATTGGTTTCAGCTGGGCTCCTACGAGACGGAGGATGGTACCGTCGTGCAGGGGGATCTGCCCCGGTTCTTCGCGGGGGATCCCACGGCCGGCGACTTCATGGCCGGTTTGTTCCCGATCATGATGTTTGCCCTGCCGGCGATCGCGTTTGCCATTATCCAGGAAGCGCGTGAAGATCTGAAGCCGAAAGTGAAAAAGACGTTTATGCGGTCCGCGCTTGTCTGTTTTTTGACCGGGGTTTCGGAGCAGATCGAGTTCGCGTTTTTATTTGCGTCTCCATATCTGTATGTGCTCCACGCCTTGATGGCCGGTTTCGCGATGGTCCTTACCTATGCATTTGACATCCATCACGGTTTTTCGTACTCGGCCGGATTCATCGATTACGTGCTCAACTTCCATTTATCGCAGAACGCCTGGATCATCATACCGATCGGGGCCGTGTACGGCATCGTCTACTATTTTCTGTTCCGCTGGGCGATACGCACCTTCGAAATCCCCACGCCGGGGCGCGAGGAGGGCTCGGCGCTGGAAGGCCGGGCAGGCGATATTCCCTATCAGGCGCCGCTCATTCTGGAGGCGCTTGGAGGCAAAGACAACATCGTTCAGGTGCAGTCCTGCATGACGCGTCTGCGATTGACCGTATACAATGATCGTCAGATTGATTCTGACGCACTGAAATTGCTCGGTTCAGCCGGCATTATCAAGCTGGGCGGAGGGAACGTGCAAGTGGTGTTCGGGACGTATTCCGAGCTCATCCGCGAAGAGATAAACAAGCTGATGCAGCAGGATTTGCCGCGCGTTCTGTTCAGCGCGCCCGTACAGGGACGCATGCTTCCGATTGACGAAGTGCCGGATGATATTTTTGCCGCGAAGCTGGTCGGCAACGGCGTCGCCTTCATACCGGAAAAAGGAGAGCTTGTATCACCGGTATACGGCACGGTCATGCACGTGTATCCGACGATGCATGCCATCGGGATTTCAACGCCGGAAGGGCTTGAGGTATTGATTCATATCGGGATCGACACTTCCCAACTGAAAGGACCGTTTACGGCTGTGGTCAGCGAAGGGGATACCGTTGAACCGGGGCAACTGCTGGTCAAGTTCGATTTGGCGTATTTAAAGACACATGCCGCATCGCTGGCCACGCCAATGGTAATCACCAATCCCGATAAAGTAAGATCCTGGAGCTATGCTCCGTTCAAGACCGTGAAGAGAGGACAGTCATCTGTCATGTCCGTCGTATTAAATGAGAGTAATGCTGGGGGTAGAGAATCATGA
- the aroA gene encoding 3-phosphoshikimate 1-carboxyvinyltransferase: MDVIVRPTPILKGEIGALSSKNYTTRYLLVAALAEGTSTIYYPAHSEDSDAMRRCIRDLGAVIEEDEEKAVITGFGKSPRDVKELNVGNAGAVLRFLMGVTALSKEVTFVNAYPESLGKRPHDDLIETLGQLGVEVEHNDGRLPITIRGGQPKGGKLTVSGEVSSQYLSALLFLTPLLAEDSEITVTGDLKSKVVIGQTLEVLEQAGITIHAADDYTFFRVPGGQSYEAKTYTVQGDYPGSAAVLAAAAVTQSDVTIRNLSEDSKQGERAIIDVLRMMEVPLTHENGNVHVQGNRTLKALQFDGDAATDAVLAMVAAAVFAEGTSRFYNVENLRYKECDRITDYLTELRKAGANVEERQAEIIVHGRPDGVEGGVEINAHYDHRVIMALTVVGLRAGQPIRIKDAHHVAKSYPQYFDHMKALGADVEWVK; this comes from the coding sequence ATGGATGTTATCGTCAGGCCTACGCCTATATTAAAAGGGGAGATCGGAGCGCTGTCCTCCAAAAACTATACCACCCGTTACCTGCTTGTGGCTGCCCTAGCGGAAGGAACGAGCACGATTTATTATCCTGCCCACAGCGAGGATAGCGACGCGATGAGACGCTGTATCCGGGATCTCGGAGCCGTGATCGAGGAGGACGAGGAAAAAGCCGTGATTACGGGCTTTGGCAAATCGCCGCGGGATGTGAAGGAGCTGAACGTTGGCAACGCCGGTGCCGTCCTGCGCTTCTTGATGGGCGTAACGGCATTGTCTAAAGAGGTTACCTTCGTCAATGCGTACCCGGAATCACTGGGCAAGCGTCCTCATGACGATCTCATTGAGACCCTTGGCCAATTGGGCGTGGAAGTGGAGCATAACGATGGCAGGCTGCCCATCACCATTCGCGGCGGCCAACCGAAGGGCGGCAAGCTCACCGTTTCTGGCGAAGTAAGCTCGCAGTATTTAAGCGCCCTGTTGTTCTTGACTCCATTGCTTGCCGAAGACAGCGAGATCACCGTTACCGGAGATCTGAAATCCAAGGTCGTGATCGGTCAGACCCTGGAAGTGCTGGAGCAGGCCGGCATTACGATTCACGCAGCGGACGACTATACGTTCTTCCGGGTTCCCGGAGGGCAATCCTACGAAGCCAAGACCTATACGGTTCAAGGCGATTATCCGGGGTCTGCTGCCGTGCTGGCGGCTGCCGCGGTTACGCAGTCCGATGTAACGATCCGCAATCTGTCGGAGGACAGCAAGCAGGGCGAGCGCGCCATTATCGACGTTCTTCGAATGATGGAGGTTCCGCTCACGCATGAGAACGGAAATGTCCATGTGCAGGGCAACCGCACCCTGAAGGCGCTCCAATTCGACGGAGACGCGGCGACGGACGCGGTGCTCGCGATGGTGGCGGCAGCCGTGTTTGCCGAAGGAACCTCCCGGTTCTACAACGTGGAGAATCTCCGTTACAAGGAATGCGACCGGATTACGGATTATTTGACCGAACTGCGTAAAGCAGGAGCCAACGTGGAGGAGCGCCAGGCCGAGATTATCGTTCATGGCCGTCCGGACGGCGTCGAAGGCGGGGTTGAGATCAATGCCCATTACGATCACCGGGTGATCATGGCCCTCACGGTGGTCGGGCTGCGCGCAGGACAGCCGATCCGGATCAAGGACGCCCACCATGTAGCCAAGTCGTACCCGCAATATTTTGATCACATGAAGGCGCTTGGCGCCGATGTAGAATGGGTAAAATAG
- a CDS encoding rhodanese-like domain-containing protein — MKPIPQMETSELRSRLQNGEQVYMIDVREDEEVAAGMISGAKHIPMGEIPNRLDEIPRDQEVVFICRSGGRSQHVCEFLNHQGLNNVINMKGGMLQWHDDEV, encoded by the coding sequence ATGAAACCGATCCCTCAAATGGAAACTTCGGAGCTTAGAAGCCGGCTTCAAAACGGCGAACAGGTGTACATGATTGATGTCCGCGAGGATGAAGAGGTTGCCGCCGGGATGATCAGCGGTGCCAAGCATATCCCGATGGGCGAGATTCCGAACCGCCTGGACGAAATTCCGCGCGACCAAGAGGTTGTCTTTATCTGCCGGAGCGGCGGACGCAGTCAACACGTATGCGAATTTCTCAATCACCAGGGCTTGAACAACGTGATCAACATGAAGGGCGGCATGCTGCAGTGGCATGACGATGAAGTATAG
- the ptsP gene encoding phosphoenolpyruvate--protein phosphotransferase, with product MIQGIGAATGVAIGKAFVLPHWELDLPDSEMDAVDLAKEFERLYEGIRTSKNEIEYIKNEFKEMVGHEESQIFDAHLAILEDPVFMNEIQGIIERQYKAAEVAVKEAIDHFVSMFDLLDDEYMKERALDIKDVGNRLLKHLLGAPEVKLPADTQPYILVAKELSPSQLVHLNPSHVLGIVTMTGGKTSHSAIMARALGIPLVSGIENKLDKPIQTGQQLVVDGDEGLLYLEPDTLIVERYEGIRDQQRKKKEQLQLLAAVDAVTKDGTYFNLAANMNSVKEMEIALKNGAQGVGLFRTEFLYMDRHNFPTEEEQFEVYKLVAENAGQASVVIRTLDIGGDKQLDYFALPEEENPFLGYRAIRISLDRTEPFQTQLTAILRASAYGNVKIMYPMISSVEEVKQANAVLRRAMADLDRRGIAYDPNIKVGIMIEVPAAVTISDLLAEEADFFSIGTNDLVQYVLAVDRMNEQIAHMYHPFHPAILRMLRTTVEAAHGAGIPVSVCGELAGDERAIPLWLELGVKDLSMSPQSLLRVKHRILNTNAAEAKGEAAACFKLRTSSAVEERLSAFAERSSYLNGTNGTDSTAS from the coding sequence ATGATACAAGGCATTGGCGCAGCAACAGGCGTAGCTATCGGTAAGGCTTTCGTACTGCCGCATTGGGAGCTGGATCTTCCGGATTCCGAAATGGACGCTGTCGATTTAGCCAAAGAGTTCGAGCGCTTATACGAAGGCATACGAACCTCCAAGAATGAAATTGAATACATCAAGAACGAATTCAAGGAAATGGTGGGGCACGAGGAGTCGCAGATTTTTGATGCGCATCTGGCCATACTGGAGGATCCCGTGTTCATGAACGAAATTCAAGGGATCATCGAGCGCCAGTACAAGGCTGCCGAGGTGGCGGTAAAAGAGGCGATCGATCATTTCGTATCCATGTTCGATCTGCTGGACGACGAGTATATGAAGGAGCGGGCGCTTGATATTAAGGATGTCGGCAATCGGCTGCTGAAGCATCTTCTTGGTGCTCCCGAAGTGAAGCTCCCGGCCGATACGCAGCCTTACATTTTGGTTGCGAAGGAGCTCTCCCCGTCGCAGCTCGTTCACCTGAACCCTTCCCACGTTCTTGGTATCGTGACGATGACCGGCGGCAAGACCTCTCATTCGGCGATCATGGCCCGCGCGCTGGGCATACCGCTCGTTTCGGGGATCGAGAACAAGCTGGATAAACCGATCCAGACCGGACAGCAGTTGGTGGTGGACGGAGATGAGGGGTTGCTCTATTTGGAGCCTGACACGCTCATCGTGGAGCGGTATGAAGGCATCCGGGACCAGCAGCGGAAAAAGAAAGAGCAGCTGCAGCTCCTGGCAGCCGTTGATGCGGTAACCAAGGACGGAACATACTTTAACCTGGCCGCGAACATGAATTCCGTTAAGGAAATGGAGATTGCGCTGAAGAACGGCGCTCAGGGAGTCGGATTGTTCCGAACGGAGTTTTTGTATATGGACCGGCACAACTTCCCGACGGAGGAAGAGCAGTTCGAAGTGTATAAACTGGTTGCGGAGAACGCAGGCCAGGCGTCCGTCGTGATTCGTACGCTGGATATTGGCGGCGATAAGCAGCTGGATTATTTCGCGCTTCCGGAAGAAGAAAACCCCTTCCTCGGGTACCGCGCCATCCGCATCAGCTTGGACCGAACCGAACCGTTCCAGACCCAGCTTACCGCGATTCTGAGAGCCAGCGCATACGGCAACGTCAAAATCATGTATCCGATGATTTCATCGGTAGAAGAAGTCAAGCAGGCCAATGCCGTGCTGCGGCGTGCCATGGCCGATTTGGACCGACGCGGCATCGCCTATGATCCGAACATCAAGGTCGGCATCATGATCGAGGTGCCTGCAGCGGTCACGATCTCGGATTTGCTGGCAGAAGAGGCCGATTTCTTCAGCATCGGGACCAATGACCTGGTTCAGTATGTTCTGGCCGTGGACCGGATGAACGAGCAGATCGCGCATATGTATCATCCGTTTCATCCTGCCATTTTGCGCATGCTCCGGACGACGGTGGAGGCTGCCCATGGGGCAGGGATTCCAGTCAGCGTGTGCGGAGAACTGGCCGGAGACGAAAGAGCGATTCCGCTTTGGCTTGAGCTCGGCGTTAAGGATTTGAGCATGTCTCCGCAATCCCTGCTCCGCGTGAAGCACCGCATCTTGAATACGAATGCGGCAGAAGCGAAAGGAGAAGCGGCGGCTTGCTTCAAGCTGCGTACCAGCTCCGCTGTTGAAGAACGTCTTAGCGCTTTTGCCGAACGGAGCAGTTATCTGAACGGAACCAACGGGACGGACAGCACGGCGTCTTAA
- the ytxJ gene encoding bacillithiol system redox-active protein YtxJ: protein MATLTKMTTIEELRSTLESSDRKHLLLFKHSTRCPISAGAFREVQAYLEDQPNERIDYVWIDVIADRPVSSQAAETLNIQHESPQVILVKEGAPVWHTSHSHITAEALKAQLDGI, encoded by the coding sequence ATGGCGACGTTGACGAAAATGACTACTATAGAAGAGCTGCGCAGCACGCTGGAATCTTCCGATCGGAAGCACTTGCTTTTGTTCAAACATAGTACCAGATGCCCAATCAGTGCCGGAGCCTTCAGGGAAGTGCAAGCTTACCTTGAGGACCAGCCGAACGAGCGGATCGACTATGTGTGGATCGATGTCATTGCGGACCGACCGGTGTCGAGTCAGGCTGCCGAAACTCTGAACATCCAACACGAATCGCCGCAAGTTATACTTGTGAAAGAAGGAGCGCCAGTCTGGCATACATCCCATTCCCATATTACGGCTGAAGCGCTGAAAGCTCAATTGGACGGCATATGA